From Haloplanus sp. XH21:
AGTAGCGATAGGATCAGAAGCCGATTTCCGGCATCCTTCTCGATTCCCCGTTACAAGTGTAACCGAGGAGATGAGACCGCGCATACCCCTCTATCGATGTGTGATCTATACTCGGTGCAGTGAACCCGGGACACTGTTTGGGTGTACCCGTACGCCTCCGTTCTGGACAAGGGAGCGGATACAGGGCCGGTGGTGAGTTGCGTGGGATCACCGTGTTAACCAACAAAAATTCGCTAACCTCTGATTTGTTGGTTAAGCCGTTATATCGACTGATTCTTGCTTTCACTGGCTTCCTCAGCGTAGCTGGCAGGTACAGAATGCAGTAGTAACTCAGCAAATGCGATTCAAATCTCCTTCCTCTACTTCTAATCGTCCGTTGTAGCCTCTGACTCCGGCTGATTCTTCTGTGATTTCCGGATCGCTGTCTGTTTCTCAGTGACCAACTGGGAGAGTGTGACTCCAAATCGTTTCCCGGCTATCGGGGGGACTGCATTCCCGATCTGTCGGAACCAGCTTGTGAACGGTCCGAGGAACACATACCCGACCGGGAACGATTGCAGGCGGGTCGCCTCCCGAGGCGTGATTCCTCGATTTCATTTCACCTCTGCGCGCTCGGGATCCGGATCTGGATATGCATGTTCGTGGAAATCCGGCAATACGTAGGCCTTCGCGTCCTACGCCAGATGTGCAACGATTGTTGGCGATGGTCCGGTCCACTCTAGCATCCGGTACTTATTGTTGCCCTTGTTCTCCGTCAAGGGGATGGTCGGTGCTTACGTCGGAATCACTGGATCAGTTACAGGGCTTAGTTCGGTGCATCTTGGTTGTATATCTGCTTATCAAAATCACTAATTTTATTAATATAATCCTATTACCTCAAATTATTTAATTTATTTGTTCTCCCGCTGGTCCTGAGAAAGTATAAATTTTAAATATAAATACCAGAAATTATCATAATAATCAAACAAATCGCGATAAAAGAGTCAATAAATTACAGAAAATACAAATTTTGGAAATAGATATCTGTTCGAGAACACATACGATTCTAAATATATAAGATTCGAATTATTCAAATAAAATTGTTAGGACTTATGAATCTGGTTGAACTAGTATGCTATTATTCGGCGGCCGCGTGAAGACAAAAGGTCCCGATACGTCCTCCAATTCTTACTGTCACTGGTCGATAAATCGGTGCGTTTCATCAGGAATAATCATGTAGAATACTTATTCACTACGGCCGGTATTCCAGCCGCTTAGCTGAACCGTGAGGAAGTATGGCTGAACAGCACCGCCATTATATATGTTGGCCCCGCTACTCAGAAATATGGCAGAGGATACCGGTGGACGATCAAGGAGATCGAGCAAGGTAGCCAGGATGATCGCTGAATATGATGTCGACGAATCTCTTGGTGACGAACTTGAACGGCTCTGGACGGCCGAAGGCCAACAGCGCAAAAGTCTCCGAGATCTCGCGGATTTCTTTAATAAGCAACTGCTCGAAAGTGCAATGACTGCTGCAGGCATCTCTACTGTAAACGGGGAAGTCTCCAATCTTTATCGGCTCCTCACCGCTGACGACGTGAGTAGTGGGATGCGGACTGAGGCTCGAACCCGCCTCGAACGTGAGGGCGTCGATATTGAGCAACTCGAACGTGATTTCGTCTCGTACCAGGCAATTCGCTCGTACCTCACTGAATACCGGGATGCTTCATACGAACAGCCTTCCGACAGCGAGCAAGTAGAGAGCGTTCTTGATTCTATCCGACGCCTTCAGTCCCGACTTCGGTCGCTCACCGAGGGAAGCCTAGATCGACTCCGCTCGACAGGGCGGATTACGCTCGGTGAGTTCCGCTTGTTCATCGATATTGATGTTCTCTGTGAGGACTGTGGCGCACAATACGGCGTCATCGATCTGCTCGAACGTGGCGGCTGTGATTGCGAGGGAGAGACGTAGCAACCGCCTGGTTGCGACCTATACTTCTGTAATGCGGGTGTAGTCGTCGTCGAGAGCCTGTGCGTCTTCGGGGAGGAGAGCGACAACGAGGAATTCCGGATAATCCGCTAGATAATCGATTAGCGACGCGATTCGCATCGAGTCGATTGCCTCCAAGGAGTCCAAAATCATGAACGGAACCTGTTCGTAGACTTCGTGGACGAGATAGCCCGCAAGGGCAAACACCAGCCCGGTGACTTCCCGTTCGCTTTCACTGAGGTGGTCGACTGTGTCCTCATACGCCGCTCCGGAGTCCGTACTCCGGACGACGTGTAGTTCAAACTCAGTTTTTTCCACCTTTTTTCTCCCCTCTCGCACTTCGCGCTCGACTCGCTCGATCCAGATGCGCTCGAGGTTCTCATATCCGAGGGTATCGAGGACTGCATCCATATGGTCGTTGAACTGCTCGACAGCACTTTTCTCTATCTGGTCGATTCGCGTTCGGAGGTCCTTCAGTTCGGTATTGATCTCCTCACGCTGTGAGTTCAACTGTGTCTCCTCAGTAAGGCGCTCTTCGATGGAATTGGTTTGCTCCGTTACATCCTCTAACTCGGATTCGAGCTGTTCGAGCTCAAATTCGAGTTGATTGGCTTCCTTGTGAAGGTCCAGAATCTCACTGAAGTCCTCGGTCTCCAGCGTCTCAATTTCCGATTCAAGATTCTCGATTTCACCGTTGAGCTGTTCACGCTCATCTCGCAGGCTATCCAGACGTTCTTCACGTTCTGCCACTTCGTTCTCGATGTCAGTGAGCTTTCGCTCGACAGACTCTCTTCGCTGCTGTTGTTGACGATATTCCTGCTGTTTGTCTTTCAACTGGGACAGCTCCGAATCGAGGTCCCGGATAGTCTCCAGTTTCTCTTGCCGGATGTCCCGGAGTTGTTCGAGTGTCCGCGTGATACTCTCCTCGTCGACTTCAGAACCACAGGTCCAACAGACGACAGTGTCGTCGACAAGCGCATCAGTTACTGCGCCATCTTGGGCATTCAGAGCGGAGGTGACGGCTTCTTCGCTCCCTTCCAACTGTTCCTCGTTGAACTGAATCACATCCTGGAGATTGCTCACTTCGCTTTCGATGTTGTCCTTCCGGTCCCGAAGCTGGGAAATTTCGTGTTTGAGTTCGTCATGATCTCCCATCGGTGCTTCGGGTAGTTCGTTGAGTTCCGACTCGAGGTCTCTCCGTTCGGCTGTCAGTGATTCGATGCTCTCCTGCTGGACTTCGATATCGGAGCGGACCCGTTCTAATTCGGCGCGTTTCTCGCGAAGTTCGTCAAGGCGAGACTCGAGTTCTTGTTTCTCCGCCCGTGTTTCGTCGACGTCAGCATCCAGCGTTTCAATATCT
This genomic window contains:
- a CDS encoding DNA cytosine methyltransferase, producing the protein MTPREATRLQSFPVGYVFLGPFTSWFRQIGNAVPPIAGKRFGVTLSQLVTEKQTAIRKSQKNQPESEATTDD
- the rdfA gene encoding rod-determining factor RdfA produces the protein MAEDTGGRSRRSSKVARMIAEYDVDESLGDELERLWTAEGQQRKSLRDLADFFNKQLLESAMTAAGISTVNGEVSNLYRLLTADDVSSGMRTEARTRLEREGVDIEQLERDFVSYQAIRSYLTEYRDASYEQPSDSEQVESVLDSIRRLQSRLRSLTEGSLDRLRSTGRITLGEFRLFIDIDVLCEDCGAQYGVIDLLERGGCDCEGET
- a CDS encoding archaea-specific SMC-related protein, which codes for MNEANILDQTAKLAVENIGGINETSVAFAPGITVLAGRNATNRTSLLRSIMAVMGSDDASLKADADEGRVELSVGEETYVRTFTRSDGSVMTGGNPYLDESELADLFAFLLESNEARRSVARGADLRELIMRPVDTDSIQAEIQQLERERSQIDDELSELDELKGELPKLEDERSQLKSDIEAKKAELEAKEADIETLDADVDETRAEKQELESRLDELREKRAELERVRSDIEVQQESIESLTAERRDLESELNELPEAPMGDHDELKHEISQLRDRKDNIESEVSNLQDVIQFNEEQLEGSEEAVTSALNAQDGAVTDALVDDTVVCWTCGSEVDEESITRTLEQLRDIRQEKLETIRDLDSELSQLKDKQQEYRQQQQRRESVERKLTDIENEVAEREERLDSLRDEREQLNGEIENLESEIETLETEDFSEILDLHKEANQLEFELEQLESELEDVTEQTNSIEERLTEETQLNSQREEINTELKDLRTRIDQIEKSAVEQFNDHMDAVLDTLGYENLERIWIERVEREVREGRKKVEKTEFELHVVRSTDSGAAYEDTVDHLSESEREVTGLVFALAGYLVHEVYEQVPFMILDSLEAIDSMRIASLIDYLADYPEFLVVALLPEDAQALDDDYTRITEV